A region from the Campylobacter subantarcticus LMG 24377 genome encodes:
- a CDS encoding NAD(P)-dependent alcohol dehydrogenase, with amino-acid sequence MSSKIFLENGRVKSKGYAMLSKDSKFTPFEFTRHKVGKNDILIAIKYAGICHSDIHTARSEWGEATYPCVPGHEIAGEVIAVGENVSKFKVGDFAGVGCMVNSCGECEACKKSQEQFCENGKTIYTYNCKDVFHDNENTYGGYSNNIVISEKFAINVPKNVPLDKVAPLLCAGITTYSPLKFSNIKKGSSVAIAGFGGLGMMAVKYAVKMGAKVSVFARNENKKAQALAMGVSNFYTSTDKSVVKERFDLIISTIPTPYDPLAYMDLLKFGGEMAIVGLPPHEVSPNINIIHFVHKAGKKVYGSLIGGIKETQEMLDFSLEHGIYPEIELIKPSEIDKAYENLTSGKAKFRYVIDMNEAL; translated from the coding sequence ATGAGCTCAAAAATCTTTTTAGAAAATGGTCGTGTTAAAAGTAAAGGCTATGCTATGCTTAGCAAAGATTCTAAATTCACGCCTTTTGAATTTACACGCCATAAAGTAGGTAAAAACGACATCTTAATCGCTATCAAATACGCAGGAATTTGCCATAGTGACATTCACACCGCAAGAAGCGAATGGGGTGAAGCAACCTACCCTTGCGTACCTGGCCATGAAATAGCAGGAGAAGTCATCGCAGTGGGGGAAAATGTAAGTAAATTTAAAGTGGGTGATTTTGCTGGGGTTGGGTGCATGGTAAACTCATGCGGAGAGTGCGAAGCATGCAAAAAATCTCAAGAGCAATTTTGTGAAAATGGTAAAACCATCTACACATATAACTGCAAAGATGTATTTCATGATAATGAAAACACCTATGGAGGTTACTCAAACAACATCGTAATAAGTGAAAAATTTGCTATCAATGTACCAAAAAATGTTCCGCTTGACAAAGTAGCGCCTTTACTTTGTGCGGGTATTACTACCTATTCACCGCTTAAATTTTCAAATATCAAAAAAGGCTCAAGTGTAGCTATAGCAGGATTTGGTGGACTTGGTATGATGGCAGTAAAATATGCTGTGAAAATGGGTGCAAAAGTAAGTGTTTTTGCAAGAAATGAAAACAAAAAAGCACAAGCCCTAGCTATGGGTGTGAGTAATTTTTATACTAGTACAGACAAAAGTGTAGTAAAAGAAAGATTTGACCTCATCATCTCTACCATACCAACTCCTTATGATCCGCTAGCTTATATGGATTTATTAAAATTTGGTGGTGAAATGGCCATTGTAGGATTACCTCCACATGAAGTAAGTCCTAACATTAACATCATTCACTTTGTACATAAAGCAGGTAAAAAAGTATATGGCTCGTTGATTGGGGGCATTAAAGAAACTCAAGAAATGCTTGATTTTTCTTTGGAGCATGGAATTTACCCTGAGATTGAACTCATCAAACCAAGTGAGATTGACAAAGCTTATGAAAACCTCACTTCAGGAAAAGCTAAATTCCGCTATGTAATCGACATGAATGAAGCACTTTAG